The Oculatellaceae cyanobacterium DNA window GTCTTTTTCCGACAGTTTTTGCTGTTTCTATGTCTGTTGATAAGTGAACATGATGCCGAGACATTGGGCAAATACCTGTATTAAGTATAGATTCAACTGCATTAGCGCCTGTACCGTGATATAGCACATCTGGGGGAATTTGAACTTGTAACTGTAAATCTACCTCTATACTATGTCCTTGGTTTGCCCGAATTCGCTCACCTGTAGAGTCAAACGAAAAGCGTTTTTTGTCGTTATTTGCTACTACTTCGTTAAGTTCATCACGGGTAATCGGGAAAGAATGATTGCTACAAGCAGCGAGTAATTCATCTACAGCAACCCATCCTCCTAGAGATATTTTAATACCTATTCGCTCAGGTTGATGCCGCAGATGTTTGCTGAGATACTTGCTGATTTTAACTAAGCGATGATTTTCCATTATTATAAAATTTATTATTAATACACAAATTAACCTGCATAATATTTTAATTTTGATATTTTAGACGATTTAACTTATCAATAGCTCTAATAATTAAAGAATATAAAGTTAGATTAAATAACAAAGGTGATGGAAACTCAGTAGTGTAAAAACTAGGATTGAATTTGGGCGATCGCACTTTTCAAATCAATGTAGCGTAGTTTAATATACTGACTATACTACCAGTATACTACAAAAAAGGCAAGCGTATAAAAATGCGATTCCTTACTCCTTGGGAGTCGCTTCGCGATTTTTCGGCGCTAGCAGTATGGACAGCTATGCGCTACGCGCAGGCTACGCCAACGCTAACGCACACATCACCCCTGAGTAATCTGTATTTCTGCACCCATTTCTGGACAATTAAAAAATTTCCAAGCGTTACCACCACGCAGAAACAGTTCCATCCATCGAGTTTCTTCGCCTTGGGTATTTGTCCAACCACTGCTACCAGGCGCAAATGCTAATTGTCCAGGTTTGACAGCAAAGCTACTATGACTGGCGATCGCTTCTTGTTCGACATCCCCAATACGCACCTTAACTACCGCACCTTCATTAATATCAATTGCACTTTCTTGGATGGTAGTTTTCAAATTGCCATAACCGTCGATATATCCAATGGTATTTTGCGGTACATCAGGTATATCTGAAACAGGGATTTCATCATCTACAGTATTAGGTTGTCCCAGTGCAATCGCGGCGGCGGCTTGGGGAAACAAATCACGGGAACGAAACTGCGAACCTTCAGCAGCAACAGCCGCCCAATGTAATTCTTCCGCAACATCGCGCACAAAAGAGAAAGCATAACCAGCATTAACGCCAATTACCCGCACACCTGTAGATAAGCGTGCGAAAGCTAAACGTTCCCCCGCGTTGCTTTTACGCGCCTGTTCATCATCAGATCTTGGTGCGACATTATGGTAAATAATTGTGCCAGCAGGCGCTTCATTCAAACCTAACTGGGCAATACAAAATCCAGCAGCTAAAGTAGCGAACGGAGGTACAGGCGTAAGGATTGGTTCAGCATCAGGTAAATATAACCTAATGCGTTGCACTACTTCGCTAAAAGCAAGGTCGCCAAAGCCATAATCAGCAATAATGTGAACTAGCATTTTACAATTATCAATTAACAATTATTAATTATCAATTACCTAGATCTAACTTCTTTCAGGAGTATTCCCAGTAATTAAAATTTGTACTAAACTCCAAATCAGAGAGCAAAACGCCGATACAAAAACTACGAGCATTAACATTGCTAAGGCTGAAAAAGGAGCCACCATCGTAATTAGTAAGCCGCACAACAGCAAAATCATTATTAATGACTTATTCATCTATTTTTTGCCATAAACTCCCTGCATACTTTCACCTTATGTACTCGAACTGAGATTTACCTCTAACCTGGGTGACAATCTTTTTTAATCAATAATCACTCCTCATAGATCACCGTATACGGCTCTAGAACTGCATTTCAGACCTTTGGGGGATGCTATTAATCGGCATAATCGGTAAATATTGCTTACACATTGTTATTTTTGTAGCAATATAAGGTTGATGTTCCACTAATCGTGAGATTACTCGGAATTTAAACGTAATGAGGGAACTACCATGTTTCAAAGTACGGGAATTATCCTGGGCTTAAACAAATTGTCGTTATGGATGGCACAAGTTCCAGTAGATAATGGAGTTGACTCTCCCGAAAGAGCCGCTCTAGTATTTTCTGGGCCTAAATTTTTTATTGCTTTGGTTGCTGGGGTAGTACTGGCGTTTGCCGTGCAGTTTGTTTTAACAAACTTATCCGTCGCTGTCGGGATTTCCTATCTGGGACATAAATCCGACTCAGACTCAAATGATCATCATAACAATAATGATGACTCCGGCAGCGTTGGCGGCACAATTCGCAAAATCGGTACTGCGGTTGGCATTTGGACATTAATAACTGTCACTATTGCGTTATTAATTGCTTGTTACCTAGCAGTGAAACTAACGTTGATCACCGATGCTGGACTCGGTGCGATCGTTGGTTTAGTCATCTGGGCAACCTACTTTTCACTCTTAGTTTGGGTGAGTTCTACAACGGTAGGTTCCTTAATTGGTTCAGTAGTTAATACTGCAACTTCTGGGTTTCAAGCGATTTTGGGTACAGCCGCCGCCGCTATTGGTGCTAAAGCTGCAAGCAATCAAGTTGTTGCTACGGCTGAAGCAGCAGCAAATGCCATTAGGCGGGAATTCACTGCGGGTCTTGATCCTGTTAGTATGCGGGAAACGGTGGAAGATTACATCCAATCTTTACGTCCACCAGAATTAGATATTAAGTCAATTCGTCAAGAATTTGAGAAAATTCTCAATGATCCGCAGTTGAAAGAAGTTGCTAGCAGTGGTGGTTTGGCTACTATTGGTAGACAGCAATTAGTTGATTTAGTTAGCAGCCGCACTGATTTATCAAAACGAGATGTAAATCGGATTGCCGATCAACTAGAAGCAGTTTGGAAGCAAACCGTTGGTCAGTTCCCTCAAGCAGCGCAACAGCTACAGCCGCAGCAACCTGACTGGATGAAGGAGTTGATGAACTACCTCAAGTCTGCTCAACCCGATCAGTTACGGCAAGAGCTTACGGGTAGAATTGACCAATTGATGGGAATGATTCAACCCAATAACCGCCAAGGTGAGGGTAAGGATAAAGAAAGCCCTAGCATGGTGGATCAAGCCATGATGTTAGGTTTCAATGCCCTGATGAGTACGGTGATGGGTCGTACAGATTTGTCGCAGTTGGATGTACAAAAAATCCTTGAACAGCTAAAAACTGCAAGAGATAAAGTAAGCGATCAAGCTGGTCAAATTACTGCTCAAGTTAAGGGCGAACCTACCTATAGTCCCATTCGTGCAGATGTAGAAAATTATCTGCTCAATGCTTATGCTTGGAAGATGAATAAGGATACTGTGGCGCGGGAGTTTAAAGATGTACTTTATGACCCACAAGCAGATCCAGGTAGTGTTCATCGGGAAGTAGATCAGCTATCACGTCAAGATTTTGTCAACTTGCTGCAACAGCGAGGTTTGTTTACTCAAGACAAAATCCATGAAATTGCTGATCAGCTAGAAACTATTCGCCAAGAAGTTTTATTTACCACTAAAACGGCTGAAGAGCAACAGCAAAAAGAAGATTTACGGCGGCGGGTTGAAGCTTATATCTTGTTAAGCAAGAAGGAAGATTTAACCAAAGACGCGATCGCTCGTGATTTTGCAGATGTGTTGCACGATCAAGACGCTGATACTGAAACACTCAAACAGCGTTTTAGTCAGCTTGACCGTGATAGTTTGTTGCAAATTTTCACTCAGCGTCAAGATATTACTGCTGATGAAGCACAGACAATTGTTAATGAATTAGAAGCACAGCGCGATCGCTCTCTGCTACAAGCTGAGGATTTGGCAACACAGGCAAAAGCTCAAGCTGAAACTGTGTGGCTGAATTTAGAATCTTATCTGCAAAATACTGGCAAGGAAGAACTTAATCCTGAAGGTATTAAACGCGATATCACCAAATTGCTTGATGATCCTCAAGCAGGAATGGGGGCAATTCGCGCCCGCTTGTCTCGCTTTGACCGCGATACTTTAGTGAAATTACTAAGTCAGCGGCAAGATTTGAGTGAGGAACAAGTCAATCAAACCATTGATCAGGTACAAAGTAGCTGGAGTAGCGCTTTAAAGGCTCCGCAAAAAGTAGCCCATAAAGCTAAGGAACAGTACGACCAAGTTACAACCTCGATTACTGAGTACTTGCGTAACACTGGTAAGGATGAACTTAATCCTGAAGGGATTCAGCGAGATTTAACGAAGCTATTGCAAAATCCGAAATCGGGTGCTACAGCTTTGCGCGATCGCCTTTCCAACGTTGATCGTGATACTTTAGTTAAGCTGTTGAGTCAACGACAAGATCTGAGCGAAGCACAAGTCAATCAGATTATTGATCAAGTGCAAGGAACGATTCAGAGTGTTATTAAAGCACCTCGACGGCTTGCTGCTCGGACTCAACAAAGCGTACAAGATTTTCAATCTACCCTAGAAGATTACCTGCGTAATACTGGTAAAGAAGAACTCAATCCAGAAGGGGTTAAACGCGACTTACAATTGTTGCTGCATGATCCGCGTGTAGGGATGGAAAGTATAAGCGATCGCCTCAGTAAAATTGACAGAGACACTGTGATTAAACTTGTGTCTCAACGTCAGGATATCTCTGAAGCTGAAGCTACTCGGATTGTGGATCAAGTGTTATCTGTGCGTGACCAATTTGTTGAACAAATCCGCGCAGTACAACGCCGAGTACAAGACGCAATTAATAGTGTGTTTGATCGTATCCGCAATTACCTCAACGACCTAGAGCGTCCAGAACTTAATTATGATGGCATCAAACAAGATGTCCGCAAATTATTCGATGATCCGCAGGCGGGATTTGATGCTTTGCGCGATCGCCTGAGTCATTTCAACCGCGATACTCTGGTAGCTGTAATGAGTTCCCGCGAGGACATCTCAGAAGCAGATGCTAATCGCTTAATCGACCAAATTGATCGGACGCGCAACAGCATCCTGCAACGTGCAGAACGTATGCAGCAGGAAGCCCAACGCCGTATGGACGAAATCAAGCATCAAGCTCAAAAGCAAGCCGAAGAAACTCGCAAAGCCGCAGAAAGTGCAGCTTGGTGGTTATTTGGTACAGCAGTTATTTCTTCTATTGCTTCAGCCGTTGCTGGTGCTTTAGCTGTATCTGCTGTAGTTCGTTAAACGTTAGCTAGTTTTTAATCATAGATAGAGATGCGATCGCATCTCTATTTTTTTTTCTTATTTTTTATAAATCAAAAATACTGAGCCAATAGGATTAAAATTTTCAACATAAATCCTGTTATCAAAGTACAAACCTGTAGACCAACCTCCATCAAACAGCATTCCTTCCTGAATCTTACCTAAGCAGTAATTTCTAGAGATACCTGTCAGCACATCATCAAACATAGATGGATAAAGAGTTTGCTCATTATTAGCATTATTTACTAACAAAATTACATATCCCTTTTCAGTAATAGCTACTAAAGAACGGCTGGTTTCTTGAGAACAGGCATATTCTCCCAAATCCTTACAAATATCTTTAAACTTTCCTTGTTGATAAAACCGACCATTACCTCCAACAAGGTTGTAATTTAAAATCGGAGTTTTTCTTTTACCAATTTGAATAGTAGCTTTGCGCGTTTCAGGTTTACCGCCTGAAATACCAAAAGAAGATCGCTTATTTTTGAAAATTCCTGAATATTCTACTCCCCGCGAAACATTTAAACCTTGTGGCTTATGTTCAGGATCTATATAATCTGCGTTAATTGCTGCAATGGGCTTTTTTCCATCTAGTTGTGCATTTTCATCATCTATAATTTCCGAAAAACTTTTAGGGATATATTGTTTTAGCAATTTACCCTGTAAATCTTTAGCATAAATTTTATGATTTAAGCCCAAGCTAACTTTAAAATCCAGCTCTTTAGACTTAGGATTAAAAATAATTACATTATTTCCACCTTGTTCATCATTATTGCCTTGATTGTTACTTATAGTAAACTTGATATTTTGCCAGGAGCAATCAGGCTGCTGGTTCGTCGAGTCATTCCTAATACTTTTTGCGTTAATAATTTCCTTAGCAGTTTGTTCAATAGATTTTGCTTTTTGTTGTATTGCCTCAGAATCCCCGGAGCAAGAAACTAAAGTAACTAGACTAATTACATATAGAGTTTTATGGAATAATTTTTTTAAGCAATTCATCTGTTGATTTTTATGATCAGGTAATTCTAGTTATGATTGGTAAAAAGTCTGCTCAAATTTTTATTTTCATCTCTCCATGAATTTAAATGGCTACCTTGATTTACATAAATACCGTTTTGAGCTATAAAGACGAAAATTGCAATAACTTGCTATCAATTTTTAAATTGTCATTATAACCTATTTGAGTATTTCGCTCACTGAAAATCAATACCTAAGAGAGAGGAGATTTGATCAATAACTTTGCTAATCATAATATATTGTTTTGATCTACCCTTAAACTTTAAAAAGCAAAGAGCAAATAATTATTATTTATCATTAGGACGCAAAACAATGGCTGACGTTATACGCAAGCGGGCTGTAGGCGCATTTCCAAATCATCAAAGCACAGAAACAGCAATCAATGAGTTAAAAAATTCTGGTTTTCCTATAGAAAATGTGTCGGTACTAGCGCGGGAAATTAATTCTGAGGCTGAAATAGCTGAAAAAGCTAGTCATTTTATTCCAGATCAAACTGTTGCAAACTTAGAAAAAGGTGCAGTTAGGGGTGCTGCTTTGGGAGGACTGAGTGGTTTATTAGTAGGCTTGAGTACTTTTATAATTCCTGGTTTAGGTTCTTTTGCCTTTGCAGGCGCTCAAGCCGCAGTAGCTGGAGGGTTATTTGGTGCTTTTACTGGTGGCGTTGGTGGTACTTACATAGGAGCAGTTTTTGGTGATTCAATTTCTAAAGATCAAGAAACAATCTATAGCGATCATTTAAATAAAGGTGATTATTTATTGATGCTAGACGGTACAGATGAAGACCTTCAAAATGCTGAATCTATTCTCAGCAAGCAAGGTATCCAAGATTGGTATGTCTATTCCACAAGTTAATATTTGTCATTCAATAAAAATTAGATTTTTCACATAATTAAACAATGTTATGTAAAAATTACTATGAG harbors:
- a CDS encoding RNA 2'-phosphotransferase; translation: MENHRLVKISKYLSKHLRHQPERIGIKISLGGWVAVDELLAACSNHSFPITRDELNEVVANNDKKRFSFDSTGERIRANQGHSIEVDLQLQVQIPPDVLYHGTGANAVESILNTGICPMSRHHVHLSTDIETAKTVGKRHGIPVVFAVDAARMYQDEFKFYCSDNGVWLVERIPPEYLQKI
- a CDS encoding phosphodiester glycosidase family protein; translated protein: MNCLKKLFHKTLYVISLVTLVSCSGDSEAIQQKAKSIEQTAKEIINAKSIRNDSTNQQPDCSWQNIKFTISNNQGNNDEQGGNNVIIFNPKSKELDFKVSLGLNHKIYAKDLQGKLLKQYIPKSFSEIIDDENAQLDGKKPIAAINADYIDPEHKPQGLNVSRGVEYSGIFKNKRSSFGISGGKPETRKATIQIGKRKTPILNYNLVGGNGRFYQQGKFKDICKDLGEYACSQETSRSLVAITEKGYVILLVNNANNEQTLYPSMFDDVLTGISRNYCLGKIQEGMLFDGGWSTGLYFDNRIYVENFNPIGSVFLIYKK